The stretch of DNA GATGGGCCTATAAAGCCGAACCCGGCAGGTTCGGGCCGCATATTGGGACTGGTAATAAGATTATTCGGATCTTCAAAATTGGGTAAGAGTGTATCTTCCACTTCAAGCCTGCTGCCCTTTGCTCTAAATCCTCTGCCAACCGGATTGCGCACTTCCCAGCCACGCCGCTTCTCCTTTTCCGGAGTCATATCCCGTCCGCCAAAGGCATTTTCCCAGATCAGGGGTATTTTTGTAAAGGGTTGCGGTTCACTGATGTAGTAGAATCCAAGCCTCTTTTTCCATACCCGGTTACCGAACACAGCGACCTCTCTTGATACCTCACCAACCCGAAATGACACATCAGATTCTCTTGCACCCTCGTATGGTGCGCAGGCATGACCTGATAATGCAATATCTGTTGACAATTTGTCATATGAGAAATCTGCGGAATACCGTATACTTGTTGATTCAGGATCTCCGAAATACTCATCTGCAAATGATATGTCATTTTGCTGCTGTGCGATTCTTAACTTTCCGGTATGATCATATTCCCAGGTAGCTTTTACAACAGTCAATAAAAGATTTTCCCCGTTTTCATCACTGATTCCGGCCCGCTCAACGGCAAAAGGTGTTTTATTATCGATAAGCATAATCAGTTTATCGCCACAGTGGCACCCTTAACGTTGTTTATACCGCTAGACCTGCTTACAAGATGGTTTCCTCTTATACTCACTTTACCCTCTTCGGTAATTGTAATTGAGCCCTTCCCGCATTGAAGTCGGATTTCGTTTTGAGCCTCGATAAGTACTTTCTTTCCATCAACTTTGGCTACAGCGGGTTTGTTTTGATCTTCGGTTTTTGGAGTTTGAGTATGTTCTGAAGGTTGCATTTTTTTTACCGGAAGATACAGATCCACTACTCCAAGTATGTAGCCAATCTCTTCCCGGGAATCTTTTATGAAAAGGACCTGCTGATCAGGTTCAAATTCGATAAGTTCGGTTTTACAGTTTCTGACCAGATAACAGTTTAGCGATTCACCCTGCATAGTATCTACAGTTATTGAACCATCCTGATTAAGGGATTTTATCATACCTCTGCAAACTGCCATCTCCTGTGTTATTGAAAAAGATTGTTCAGACATACCAGTCTTTTTGCCCCTTTTTAGTTTTGGGCGATCTTACTGCCCTTCATTTTCAAATCACTTTTTGCCTCAATTTTAATCTTGTTGCCTTTTATAGTGATATCACCATTCTGTTTCAAAGTAATACTTGCTTTGCCACATTTGATTGTGATCTGCTCATCAGCTTTCAGTTGCATACCGGTTTTGGTGGAGAGTTTCAGAACGCCCTTTGCAGAGAGTTGGTATTTATTGCCTACGTCGATTTTGTAATCTTCGCCGATACTGTGTGAGAAGTCTTTTTTAACAGT from Chitinispirillum alkaliphilum encodes:
- a CDS encoding putative exported protein, producing MLIDNKTPFAVERAGISDENGENLLLTVVKATWEYDHTGKLRIAQQQNDISFADEYFGDPESTSIRYSADFSYDKLSTDIALSGHACAPYEGARESDVSFRVGEVSREVAVFGNRVWKKRLGFYYISEPQPFTKIPLIWENAFGGRDMTPEKEKRRGWEVRNPVGRGFRAKGSRLEVEDTLLPNFEDPNNLITSPNMRPEPAGFGFIGPSWKPRADFAGTYDEEWQKTRLPLLPLDFDKRFFNAACPELVYPGFITGGEVVEIRGTVPGGVPLYFTVPTLSLGVKGVLKDGSEHVPQMYCDKLIVDCDASQLVMVWIGCLRLDCDFLDVGSVEYDFDSESPLNL